A portion of the Elusimicrobiota bacterium genome contains these proteins:
- a CDS encoding HD-GYP domain-containing protein, translating to MNAFKQLSRWLAPDANHESADALTHYSHLLASLLTMAWFVEARDPYTGGHLWRVSRYARLLAEDAGYGDADAARISLGGFLHDLGKIGVPDAILRKPERLTDDEYAVIRTHPDIGMRMLAGHPLARLVSDAVFLHHERPDGKGYPRGLVGGAIPEMARIVGICDAFDAMTSHRPYRPGMPRDKAVAVIREFRGTQFDARFADVVIALGAAGSLDHVMGHSDTGIPLRSCPMCGPTLVVQREHRRGDHIYCRNCSGEFVLEEEDNFLVAAPTGKQGRAVDLEPEADTALIARTVRAAAEALPIADMLRSSALPLGAGR from the coding sequence ATGAACGCTTTCAAGCAATTGAGCCGCTGGCTGGCGCCCGATGCAAACCACGAATCCGCCGATGCTCTCACCCATTACAGCCATTTGCTGGCCAGTTTGTTGACCATGGCCTGGTTCGTCGAAGCGCGCGACCCTTATACCGGCGGGCATCTGTGGCGCGTGTCGCGTTATGCGCGGCTGCTGGCGGAGGATGCCGGTTACGGCGATGCCGATGCGGCGCGGATCAGTCTCGGCGGGTTTTTGCACGATCTGGGAAAAATCGGCGTGCCCGATGCGATCCTGCGCAAGCCTGAACGTCTGACCGACGACGAGTATGCGGTCATCAGGACCCACCCGGATATCGGCATGCGCATGCTCGCCGGCCATCCGCTGGCCCGACTCGTCAGCGACGCCGTGTTTTTGCATCACGAGCGCCCTGACGGCAAGGGTTATCCGCGCGGCCTGGTTGGCGGCGCGATTCCCGAAATGGCGCGCATCGTCGGCATCTGCGATGCGTTTGACGCGATGACCAGCCATCGCCCTTATCGACCCGGCATGCCGCGCGACAAGGCCGTCGCCGTCATTCGCGAATTTCGCGGAACGCAGTTTGACGCCCGCTTTGCCGACGTCGTCATCGCGCTGGGCGCGGCGGGAAGCCTCGACCATGTGATGGGCCATAGCGATACGGGCATCCCGCTGAGGTCGTGCCCCATGTGCGGCCCCACTTTGGTGGTGCAGCGCGAGCACCGGCGGGGCGATCACATCTACTGCCGCAACTGCAGCGGCGAATTCGTACTGGAAGAAGAAGACAACTTCCTGGTGGCGGCCCCTACCGGCAAGCAAGGCCGCGCCGTTGACCTGGAACCCGAAGCCGATACGGCGCTGATCGCACGCACGGTACGCGCGGCTGCAGAAGCGTTGCCTATTGCGGATATGCTCAGATCTTCAGCCCTGCCGCTCGGAGCCGGTCGATGA
- a CDS encoding DUF692 domain-containing protein, which yields MNPELGVGLGLRPAHYDHVLSRRPAVSWFEVNSENYMGLRGGSSGGRPLEVLGRVRRDYPVMLHGVSLSIGSADPLNRNYLKRLKSLIRIIEPAIVSDHLCWTGVGGRNLHDLLPLPYTEAVVDHVAARLRRVQEYLGRRILIENVSSYLTYRHSEMPEWEFLAEIAARADCGILMDVNNIHVSAVNHGFDALDYINAIPLKRVGQMHLAGYSDEGGFLIDTHDHPVSDPVWELYAAAIRRFGRVPTLIEWDDKIPSFARLQREAARATEVRDAAVAA from the coding sequence ATGAACCCGGAACTCGGCGTCGGCCTCGGACTGCGGCCCGCCCACTACGATCATGTGCTCTCACGCCGTCCCGCGGTCTCCTGGTTCGAGGTGAACTCCGAGAACTACATGGGACTGCGGGGCGGCTCCTCAGGGGGACGGCCCCTCGAGGTGCTCGGGCGCGTCCGCCGCGACTATCCGGTGATGCTTCACGGCGTCTCGCTCAGCATCGGCTCAGCCGATCCTTTGAACCGGAACTATCTGAAACGGCTCAAGAGCCTCATCCGTATCATCGAGCCCGCCATCGTGTCCGATCATCTTTGCTGGACGGGGGTCGGCGGGCGGAATCTTCATGACCTGCTTCCACTGCCCTACACCGAAGCGGTCGTCGACCATGTCGCCGCGCGCCTGAGACGAGTGCAGGAATACCTCGGCCGCCGGATTCTCATCGAAAACGTCTCCAGCTATCTGACCTATCGGCACTCCGAGATGCCGGAATGGGAGTTTCTGGCGGAGATCGCCGCCCGCGCCGACTGCGGGATACTGATGGACGTCAACAACATCCACGTCAGCGCCGTGAACCACGGCTTCGACGCTCTCGATTACATCAACGCCATACCGTTGAAACGGGTAGGGCAGATGCATCTGGCCGGCTACTCCGACGAGGGAGGCTTTCTTATCGACACGCACGATCATCCGGTCTCGGACCCGGTTTGGGAGCTCTATGCGGCGGCGATCCGGCGCTTCGGGCGCGTGCCGACGCTCATCGAATGGGATGACAAGATACCGTCCTTTGCGCGGCTTCAGCGCGAAGCGGCGCGGGCCACGGAGGTGCGCGATGCCGCCGTCGCCGCCTAA
- a CDS encoding DUF3179 domain-containing protein, producing MRNTVTVALTAALPLALTALTLGGCAGLDPEAALANRGRDRRPISVDHGKVFQAGGRRWLWGGKAAAQNFDITESRLRPAQLHYGIGREAFPALLEPRFEPVSSASKRLEAGERVLTATIAGETRIYPLSLLERHEVVNDELGGREIFAAFCPLADLAAVYDRRVHGRVHTFALSGYTYFSPELWSGLDAFVLWDRETESLWLPTAGRAVSGAMLDAPMTVLERSLWSQTTWGDARARFPDARVLSRDQPYSPPRTWVRLEPRAHERPTETPPDALAPRWGENGGVK from the coding sequence ATGAGGAACACGGTCACGGTCGCGCTGACAGCCGCTCTCCCGCTGGCGTTGACGGCGCTGACTTTGGGCGGCTGCGCGGGCCTCGATCCCGAGGCGGCCTTGGCCAACCGCGGACGGGACCGGCGGCCGATCAGCGTCGATCACGGCAAGGTGTTTCAGGCCGGCGGACGGCGTTGGCTGTGGGGAGGCAAGGCCGCGGCTCAGAACTTCGACATCACCGAATCGCGGCTGCGCCCGGCTCAGCTCCATTACGGCATCGGCCGCGAGGCTTTCCCCGCGCTGCTCGAGCCCCGATTCGAGCCCGTCTCGAGCGCGAGCAAGCGGCTGGAGGCCGGCGAGCGCGTTTTGACGGCGACCATCGCCGGCGAGACACGCATCTATCCGCTGTCTCTGTTGGAGCGTCACGAAGTGGTCAACGACGAGCTCGGCGGCCGGGAAATCTTCGCGGCGTTCTGCCCCCTGGCCGATCTGGCCGCGGTCTACGATCGCCGCGTCCACGGGCGCGTCCACACCTTCGCCTTGAGCGGCTACACCTATTTCTCGCCGGAACTCTGGAGCGGCCTCGACGCCTTCGTTCTCTGGGACCGGGAAACCGAGAGCTTGTGGCTTCCGACGGCGGGCCGGGCCGTTTCGGGCGCCATGCTGGACGCGCCGATGACGGTGCTGGAAAGGTCGCTGTGGTCCCAGACGACCTGGGGCGACGCTCGCGCGCGCTTTCCCGACGCGCGGGTCCTTTCCCGCGATCAGCCCTACTCGCCGCCGCGAACCTGGGTCCGGCTGGAGCCGCGGGCTCATGAGCGCCCGACCGAGACGCCGCCGGACGCCCTGGCGCCGCGGTGGGGCGAAAATGGAGGAGTGAAATGA
- a CDS encoding putative DNA-binding domain-containing protein: MKNRPAALRWITDPPPLDAPTRLSVYGDGYFLRLHEALTSDFPAVRRTLGEYEFRVLVADYLLSNPSRSSSLADLGAALPRFVRSHPLGRKYPFLADLSRLERDAMTRLFADRLLPLDPKTIGNIRDEDWARVRLILDPTVLLLKVDWPVERLWRRRELPLKAGGKILRNDRAQWLLLFRDETWVKVYEISRLEWITLRRLKEGARLGAVLARASKSVGVAGAAEVRRWFSSWVARGLIKGIEPPTRKDPMTKVGGC, encoded by the coding sequence GTGAAGAATAGACCCGCGGCGCTGCGCTGGATCACAGATCCCCCCCCGCTAGATGCGCCGACGCGTCTGAGCGTCTATGGCGACGGCTATTTTCTGCGCCTGCACGAGGCCTTGACCTCAGATTTCCCCGCCGTGAGAAGGACGCTGGGCGAATACGAATTTCGCGTTCTCGTCGCCGACTACCTCCTCTCGAATCCATCGAGGTCGTCCTCTCTGGCGGATCTAGGCGCGGCCCTTCCTCGCTTCGTGCGCTCCCATCCGCTCGGCCGGAAATACCCGTTCCTGGCGGACCTCTCCCGGCTCGAGCGGGACGCCATGACCCGGCTTTTCGCCGATCGCCTGCTCCCCCTCGATCCTAAAACCATCGGAAATATTCGGGACGAGGATTGGGCGCGCGTGAGACTGATCCTGGATCCGACGGTCCTGCTCCTCAAAGTCGATTGGCCCGTCGAGCGTCTTTGGCGCCGCCGCGAGCTTCCCCTTAAGGCCGGAGGCAAAATCCTCCGCAATGATCGGGCGCAATGGCTGCTGCTCTTTCGAGATGAGACCTGGGTGAAGGTGTATGAGATTTCCAGGCTGGAGTGGATTACGCTGCGACGGCTCAAGGAAGGGGCTCGGCTTGGCGCCGTGCTTGCCCGCGCCTCGAAGTCGGTGGGCGTTGCCGGGGCCGCCGAGGTCCGCCGCTGGTTCTCATCTTGGGTCGCCCGCGGCCTTATCAAAGGAATCGAGCCGCCGACTCGGAAGGACCCCATGACGAAAGTGGGCGGCTGTTAA
- a CDS encoding carboxymuconolactone decarboxylase family protein, translated as MPRTTYAHEGQEAPEAKPVYENLKKGFGMVPNVVKLVGHSGPVTQAFGGLLDVYFNKLSLTPRVREIAYLTVARANECAYCQGHHVPMGKAAGLTDAQIALLGPQGFDNPAFNEAERAVIRFAYQTTQVIKADDQALEALKRNFSPKEIAELAFVVAAGNFIQRIGKNLGAELEFAPATKG; from the coding sequence ATGCCGCGAACGACCTACGCTCACGAAGGACAGGAAGCTCCCGAAGCCAAGCCGGTCTATGAGAACCTCAAGAAGGGATTCGGAATGGTGCCCAACGTCGTCAAGCTCGTCGGTCACTCCGGGCCCGTCACCCAGGCCTTCGGCGGCCTCCTCGATGTCTACTTCAACAAGCTCTCGCTGACGCCGCGCGTGCGGGAGATCGCCTACCTGACCGTCGCCCGCGCCAACGAGTGCGCCTACTGTCAGGGCCACCACGTCCCGATGGGGAAAGCGGCGGGCCTGACCGACGCGCAAATCGCCTTGCTGGGGCCGCAGGGATTCGACAACCCCGCGTTCAATGAGGCGGAACGCGCCGTGATCCGCTTCGCCTACCAGACCACGCAAGTGATCAAGGCCGATGACCAGGCCTTGGAGGCGCTCAAACGGAACTTCTCACCCAAGGAGATCGCCGAGCTCGCCTTCGTCGTGGCGGCCGGGAACTTCATTCAACGAATCGGCAAGAACCTGGGCGCGGAGCTGGAGTTCGCGCCGGCGACGAAGGGCTGA